One segment of Planctomycetia bacterium DNA contains the following:
- a CDS encoding SDR family oxidoreductase, translated as MSFTTMFDLTGKIALVTGGSRGIGESIARCLAEYGAQVLVSSRKAEGCEAVAQSIRSTGGKADALPCHIGEMDQIEKLFSSLEQQHGRLDILVNNAATNPHFGPIWETDVGAYQKTVDVNIRGYYFMSSLAVKMMMRQGAGSIVNLSSVNGVIPGPMQGIYSITKAAIISMTKAFAKECAASGVRVNALLPGLTDTKFAATLIKNETILPKMLEHVPMKRVAHPDEMAGTVLYLVSPASSYATGVCINVDGGYLLN; from the coding sequence ATGTCATTCACCACCATGTTTGATCTAACGGGCAAAATCGCACTGGTTACCGGAGGCAGCCGAGGCATTGGTGAATCCATCGCCCGTTGCCTGGCTGAGTATGGCGCACAGGTCCTGGTCTCCAGCCGGAAGGCAGAAGGCTGCGAAGCCGTAGCCCAGTCCATCCGTTCTACCGGCGGAAAAGCTGATGCACTGCCCTGCCACATCGGTGAAATGGATCAGATCGAAAAACTTTTTTCCAGCCTTGAGCAGCAGCATGGCCGACTCGATATCCTCGTCAACAATGCTGCCACCAATCCTCACTTCGGCCCCATTTGGGAAACCGATGTTGGTGCCTATCAGAAAACCGTGGATGTCAATATTCGAGGGTACTACTTCATGTCGTCACTGGCTGTCAAAATGATGATGCGCCAGGGTGCAGGCAGCATCGTCAATTTATCATCGGTCAATGGCGTTATCCCCGGACCCATGCAGGGGATTTACTCCATTACCAAGGCTGCCATCATTTCGATGACCAAAGCATTCGCAAAAGAATGTGCCGCCAGCGGTGTACGGGTGAATGCCCTCTTGCCCGGCCTGACCGATACAAAATTTGCTGCAACACTTATCAAGAATGAAACCATCCTCCCGAAGATGCTCGAACATGTCCCCATGAAGCGGGTAGCCCACCCCGATGAGATGGCAGGCACGGTTCTCTATCTAGTCTCGCCAGCCAGCAGTTACGCCACCGGGGTCTGCATTAATGTCGATGGCGGGTATCTGCTGAACTAA
- a CDS encoding histidine phosphatase family protein: MSQLYLVRHGQASFGSRDYDQLSPLGVEQSQLLGQWLATTGLKPQQIVHGSMVRQQQTALHCLNHWLPDHHSAFAPGQNHAFDEFDHKEVLLRTHSQFSEPGYLERFIAEQPASRRAFQKIFAESMKRWIEGKHAHEYTESWPAFRTRCVKGLLHVAENAVDQDVWIFTSGGPIAAIMQHVIGIPDDKVLEINWTIRNASISLFSSRNGALRLKQFNSVAHLIQNQRPELLTYR, translated from the coding sequence ATGAGCCAGTTGTACCTGGTACGTCATGGGCAGGCGTCGTTCGGCAGTCGCGATTACGATCAACTGTCGCCATTAGGCGTTGAGCAATCGCAACTGCTGGGCCAATGGCTTGCCACCACGGGTCTGAAACCCCAGCAAATCGTGCACGGCAGCATGGTGCGACAACAGCAGACAGCACTGCATTGCCTGAATCACTGGTTACCTGACCATCATTCAGCCTTTGCACCAGGACAGAATCATGCTTTTGATGAGTTTGATCACAAGGAAGTGTTGCTCCGAACGCATTCGCAATTCAGCGAACCGGGGTATCTGGAACGATTCATAGCGGAACAGCCCGCCAGCCGACGTGCCTTTCAGAAGATTTTTGCAGAAAGCATGAAACGTTGGATTGAAGGCAAACATGCTCACGAATACACCGAAAGCTGGCCTGCGTTTCGGACTCGCTGTGTGAAGGGATTGCTGCACGTGGCAGAAAATGCTGTAGATCAGGATGTCTGGATTTTCACCTCGGGTGGACCGATTGCTGCCATCATGCAACATGTCATAGGTATTCCCGATGATAAAGTGCTCGAAATCAACTGGACGATTCGCAATGCCAGCATCAGTCTGTTTAGCTCTCGGAATGGCGCCTTACGCCTCAAGCAGTTCAACAGTGTTGCACACCTGATACAAAACCAGCGTCCTGAACTACTCACCTACCGTTAA
- a CDS encoding phosphotransferase family protein: protein MSWTDQPSPMRQGEELDIARIDTFLKQSVPGLVGEPSVGQFRGGASNLTYQFTYPSRSVIIRRPPFGHRSGAAHDMLREARVMTALKPVYPYVPAVLATSQAGEVLDCPYYVMERIDGIILRHDLPKSLSLNTTDTRQLCLNVIDRLIELHQIDYRAAGLENLGKGEGYVKRQVDGWCERFEKAHTDDVNDFSTITSWLRQTMPERDAATCVIHNDFRFDNVVLNPADPLQVIGVLDWEMATLGDPLMDLGNSLAYWIEAGDGPDMQSVRRQPTHLPGMLSRQQVIEYYCQKTGYSANQFDFYQVFGLFRLAVIAQQIYFRFRQGHAKNPEFANFIHFTNLLQKQCLAMMEQGTVKA, encoded by the coding sequence ATGAGTTGGACCGATCAACCCAGTCCGATGCGTCAGGGTGAAGAGTTGGATATTGCCAGAATTGATACGTTTCTCAAGCAGTCCGTTCCTGGTCTGGTCGGAGAGCCATCGGTTGGTCAGTTTCGCGGCGGAGCTTCCAACCTGACCTATCAATTCACCTATCCATCACGATCAGTTATTATTCGCCGACCACCTTTTGGACATCGTTCGGGGGCAGCACACGACATGCTGCGTGAAGCCAGAGTGATGACTGCATTGAAACCCGTTTACCCCTACGTGCCGGCGGTGCTGGCTACCAGCCAAGCTGGTGAAGTGCTCGACTGCCCGTATTACGTGATGGAGCGAATTGACGGCATTATTCTTCGCCATGATCTGCCAAAGAGCTTGAGTCTCAACACGACAGATACTCGCCAACTCTGTCTTAATGTCATCGACCGATTGATCGAACTGCATCAGATCGATTATCGTGCGGCGGGACTGGAAAACCTCGGCAAAGGCGAAGGTTACGTCAAGCGACAAGTGGATGGCTGGTGCGAACGTTTCGAGAAAGCCCATACAGATGATGTGAATGATTTCAGCACCATCACAAGCTGGCTGCGACAAACCATGCCAGAGCGTGACGCCGCCACCTGCGTCATTCATAATGATTTCCGATTTGACAATGTGGTACTGAACCCTGCTGATCCACTTCAGGTCATTGGCGTGCTCGATTGGGAAATGGCTACTCTAGGGGACCCGTTGATGGATCTGGGTAACAGCCTGGCTTATTGGATTGAAGCAGGTGATGGTCCCGACATGCAATCTGTCAGAAGACAACCTACGCATCTGCCCGGCATGCTGTCACGCCAACAGGTAATTGAGTATTACTGTCAGAAGACAGGGTATTCCGCAAATCAATTCGACTTCTATCAGGTGTTCGGCCTGTTCCGGCTGGCTGTCATCGCGCAACAGATATACTTCCGTTTTCGTCAGGGTCATGCTAAAAACCCGGAGTTCGCAAACTTCATTCACTTTACCAACCTGCTTCAGAAACAATGCCTTGCCATGATGGAACAAGGTACGGTGAAAGCATGA